A single window of Paenibacillus sp. SYP-B4298 DNA harbors:
- a CDS encoding carbohydrate ABC transporter permease produces the protein MDKSIGRRLFLAMDYALLALIALLCLAPMWHTLSASLSSPGALNANKSLLLFPAGEITFKGYSIVFANASIWKSYLNTLLYVTGGTLLGITMTALGAFTLSRSYFRPANTLMLLITFTMLFNGGMIPNYILIQKLGLYNSAWALILPTMVNVFHLIILRTSFQGVPVSLEESAKLDGASDLYIFLKIILPLSKASIAVIVLFIAVMHWNSWFPASLYIADRAKYPLQIILREILIDGSTNMTSGGANASITMYKSLIKYCTVIVSTLPVLAIYPFIQKYFAKGVMIGAIKG, from the coding sequence ATGGATAAAAGTATAGGTCGCCGGCTGTTTCTGGCAATGGACTACGCGCTGCTTGCCCTGATTGCTCTCCTGTGTCTGGCGCCTATGTGGCACACACTGTCGGCGTCGCTGTCATCGCCTGGAGCGCTTAATGCGAACAAATCCTTATTGCTGTTCCCGGCAGGAGAGATTACCTTCAAGGGCTATAGCATCGTCTTCGCCAATGCATCGATCTGGAAAAGCTATCTGAACACGCTGCTCTACGTGACCGGCGGAACGCTGCTGGGCATTACGATGACCGCGCTGGGCGCATTTACACTGTCGCGGAGCTATTTCCGTCCTGCGAATACGCTGATGCTGCTCATTACGTTCACGATGCTGTTTAATGGGGGCATGATCCCCAATTATATTCTCATTCAGAAGCTGGGGCTGTATAACAGCGCCTGGGCGCTCATCCTGCCAACGATGGTCAACGTGTTCCATCTGATCATTTTGCGCACTTCGTTTCAAGGGGTGCCCGTGTCGCTGGAGGAATCCGCCAAGCTCGATGGTGCGAGCGACCTGTATATTTTCCTCAAGATTATATTGCCGCTGTCCAAGGCATCGATTGCAGTCATTGTGTTATTTATTGCCGTGATGCACTGGAATTCCTGGTTCCCTGCCTCGCTCTATATCGCGGATCGGGCCAAGTACCCGCTGCAGATTATTTTACGGGAAATATTGATTGATGGCAGCACCAATATGACCTCCGGCGGGGCCAATGCCTCCATTACGATGTATAAATCATTGATCAAGTATTGTACAGTAATTGTAAGCACACTGCCTGTATTGGCAATTTATCCATTTATTCAAAAATATTTTGCGAAGGGCGTCATGATTGGCGCCATCAAAGGATAA
- a CDS encoding ABC transporter permease, translated as MKELVANYKRHKMIYWLTLPVILYFVVFSYLPMAGLVMAFQDFSPRKGFLGSEWVGLTNFVEFFTSSNFIRVTKNTLALSLLDLLFGFPAPIILALLLNEIKGRLFKRTVQTVSYLPYFLSTAIICGLIIDFTGSSGPLTTAIAPLLGKSGNLLGMPEMFRPLFVSTNIWQMVGYNSIIYLAALSRVDTDQYEAARIDGAGYWKQCLHVTIPGISSTIIIMLILNMGHLLTVNFEKVLLLYNSAIYETADVISTYIYRQGILNHDYGYSTAVGLFNSVIGMLLIITANYISRKYSETRLF; from the coding sequence ATGAAGGAACTGGTTGCCAATTACAAACGGCACAAAATGATCTATTGGCTGACCTTGCCGGTCATCCTCTATTTCGTCGTCTTCAGCTATCTGCCTATGGCCGGTCTGGTCATGGCATTCCAGGATTTCTCTCCGCGCAAAGGGTTTTTGGGCAGCGAGTGGGTAGGGCTGACCAACTTCGTGGAGTTCTTCACCAGCTCGAACTTTATCCGGGTTACCAAGAATACGCTGGCGCTCAGCCTGCTCGACCTGCTGTTCGGCTTCCCGGCTCCGATTATTCTGGCCCTGCTGCTAAATGAGATCAAGGGACGGCTGTTCAAGCGCACCGTACAGACGGTCAGCTATCTGCCCTACTTTCTGTCCACAGCCATCATATGCGGGCTGATCATTGACTTCACCGGCTCCAGCGGCCCGCTGACGACAGCGATTGCTCCGCTGCTGGGCAAGAGCGGCAATCTGCTCGGCATGCCCGAGATGTTCCGCCCCCTCTTCGTCTCTACGAATATATGGCAGATGGTCGGCTATAACAGCATAATCTACCTGGCGGCGTTGTCGCGCGTCGATACGGATCAATATGAAGCGGCACGCATCGACGGCGCAGGCTACTGGAAGCAATGCCTGCATGTGACGATTCCGGGCATATCCTCCACGATTATTATTATGCTGATTCTCAATATGGGTCATCTGCTGACGGTCAACTTTGAGAAGGTGCTGCTGCTGTATAACAGCGCCATCTATGAGACGGCGGATGTGATCTCGACCTATATTTATCGTCAGGGCATTCTGAATCATGACTACGGGTACAGCACGGCGGTCGGGCTGTTTAATTCGGTGATCGGTATGCTGCTCATTATTACCGCGAACTACATCAGCCGCAAATATTCGGAAACCCGGCTGTTCTAG
- a CDS encoding extracellular solute-binding protein — protein sequence MLRTSWLTRGKPILMSMLITAVLVTGCSTGSGDQPTPSNGSSTTPTVSNGDPAKLRRLVPEGETATLKVWRPTHTSIGTIIEKWNDTLFNKWMEEQTGVKIEWITPVSGTEADNLAMIVSSGEYPDLFFDAGGVYPTGAYGLLKDGVVINVADYLDRLPNFKKQLEKSELRRIESYSDNKELAAFYRYSANDELATTWYGILMRKDLLDKVNKEVPQTYDEWHDVLTAFKNAGVEKPFLLNSTGFPKLNVFTGGLGFGYMNYGGGTVPFYQVDGKVRYAPLEDGFKSYLMMMNKWYAEGLIDSDFLSLNSLSAEFAAYGDVQSGSMVAPLSVAKVVKQLNPDAGLEFVAVPHPVVNKGDKIHIGGSPTTTVSAGMQISAKTKKLDLALQWADLYYSEDVIQAGNFGPDPSYYEQDAAGNIHFNDNVFANKDGFAIVDMMTTIADYPVITVNDRDINDELLLKQGQMYDEQNDHAYTISSKLTMTDEESKVYNSIMTDIIDYVEEMQVKYILGIESFDNYDAFVQHIKDKRIAEAMAVYQTALDRYNAR from the coding sequence ATGTTGCGTACATCATGGTTAACTAGAGGCAAGCCGATATTGATGAGCATGCTAATCACTGCTGTGCTGGTGACGGGCTGCAGTACAGGCTCGGGCGATCAGCCTACTCCATCGAATGGGTCAAGTACAACGCCAACGGTCAGCAACGGTGATCCAGCCAAGCTGCGGCGACTGGTGCCGGAAGGGGAGACTGCGACATTAAAGGTATGGCGTCCAACGCATACCTCGATCGGTACGATCATCGAGAAGTGGAATGATACGCTGTTCAATAAATGGATGGAGGAGCAGACTGGCGTCAAGATCGAATGGATCACTCCGGTCAGCGGCACAGAAGCTGATAATCTGGCGATGATCGTCAGCTCCGGGGAATATCCAGACTTGTTCTTTGATGCAGGAGGCGTCTATCCGACAGGCGCATATGGTTTATTGAAGGATGGTGTCGTCATCAACGTCGCCGATTATCTCGACCGTCTGCCGAACTTCAAGAAGCAGCTTGAGAAGAGCGAGCTGCGGCGCATCGAGAGCTATTCCGACAATAAAGAGCTGGCCGCCTTCTACCGCTATTCCGCGAATGACGAGCTGGCAACCACCTGGTACGGCATATTGATGCGCAAGGACTTGCTGGATAAGGTGAATAAGGAGGTGCCCCAAACCTACGATGAATGGCATGATGTGTTGACAGCCTTCAAGAATGCCGGGGTGGAGAAGCCATTCCTGCTGAACAGCACCGGATTCCCGAAGCTCAATGTGTTCACAGGCGGGCTGGGCTTCGGCTATATGAATTACGGGGGAGGCACCGTTCCATTCTATCAGGTGGATGGCAAGGTGAGATATGCGCCACTTGAGGACGGCTTCAAGAGCTATCTGATGATGATGAACAAGTGGTATGCCGAAGGGCTGATCGACAGCGATTTCCTGTCGCTCAACTCGTTAAGCGCGGAGTTTGCAGCCTATGGCGATGTACAGAGCGGTTCGATGGTTGCGCCGCTGTCCGTCGCCAAGGTCGTCAAGCAATTGAACCCTGACGCGGGTCTCGAATTCGTCGCTGTACCGCATCCGGTTGTCAACAAGGGAGACAAAATCCATATTGGCGGATCGCCGACAACGACGGTCTCGGCAGGCATGCAGATCAGCGCCAAGACGAAGAAGCTCGATCTGGCGCTGCAATGGGCGGACTTGTATTATTCCGAGGATGTCATTCAAGCGGGCAATTTTGGACCAGATCCGTCCTACTATGAGCAAGATGCTGCGGGCAACATTCATTTTAACGACAACGTCTTCGCCAACAAGGACGGCTTCGCGATCGTGGACATGATGACGACGATTGCCGACTATCCGGTCATTACGGTCAATGACCGCGACATTAACGATGAGCTGCTGCTGAAGCAGGGTCAGATGTATGATGAGCAGAATGACCACGCCTATACGATCAGCTCCAAGCTGACGATGACCGACGAGGAGAGCAAGGTCTACAACTCGATTATGACCGACATCATCGATTATGTGGAGGAGATGCAGGTCAAATATATATTGGGCATCGAATCGTTCGACAACTATGATGCCTTTGTCCAGCATATCAAGGACAAGCGAATCGCTGAGGCGATGGCTGTCTATCAGACGGCACTGGATCGCTACAACGCCCGATAA